The DNA region TGCAATGGCGGGCGGCCAGTTGTCGGATGCGTATCCCGAACGCTACGTCGAGCCGGTTCGTCGGACGAATCGAAAGCTGTTGGTAAAACTCCCGATTGGTAGCATCGTCTCCCGCTTCTAGCATGGCGTTCGATGCCGCACGCTCGCGCATCGCGTGCCTGCACGGTCGCTTCGCTTTCAAACGCGGCAGATCGCTTCCGTTCTACTACTCGCTGGATTGCTGCTGCAAGCTGGACGTATGCGGCGATTGGCTGCTTTGTCCAGGCCGCGCGCGTGAAAAGAAAAACGAAAACGCACGACGCGCAGGCCCCAACGTGAGGCGCCATTGCGTCTGAACGTGGTCCGTTATGTCACGAGTCACTGGAGAGTTTCGATGATCTTTCACGCGTCCATTCCTACGCAAAATCCCGAGCGCGTCGCGCGCACGCTTGCCGAAGTGTGGGGCGGTTTCGCCGCACCGTTTTCGCCTTTTGAAGGCGCGTGGATGGCGGTGGCGGGCGACGACCGCGGCACGATCATCGAGACCTATCCGAGCAACCTCACGCTCACGCCTGGCGACACGCAGGAGCCGCTCGCCTCGATGGCGAACACGCGCGCGCAATACAGCGGCTTTCATATGGCCGTCGCGTCGCCGCTGTCGGCGGAGCAGGTGATCGCGATCGGCGAGCGCGAAGGGTGGCGAGCGGTGCGCTGCACGCGCGGAAACAACTTTTTCGACGTGATCGAATTATGGATTGAAAACAGCACGTTGATCGAAGTGCTGACGCCCGAGATGCAGGCGCAGTATCTGGGTTTCGCGACGCCTGAGAACTTCCGCGCGCTCGCCGAGCAAGCTTCCGCTTCAGTTGTTGCATCGCAATGACTACACTGCGCTGATGTTCCATCACGGGAGTCTGCGATGACTGATGTAGCGAAATGTCCCGCTTCGGTTGCGACGTTCAGGAGCGAGCACGGCTTCTCGAACACGGTGGCGCGGTTGCGCGGGCTGCTCGCCGACAGAGGCATGACGATCTTCGTCGATATCGATCAGGCGGACGCCGCCGCGCAAGTGGGCATGACGCTGCGGCCGACGCGGCTGATCGTGTTCGGGAACCCCAAGGGCGGCACGCCCGTGATGCAGGTGAACCCCTTGGCGGGGTTGCTGTTGCCGCTCAAGGTGCTTGTGTGGGAGGACGACGCGCGCGTCACATGGCTTGCTATTGATGACATCACTGGCGTGCTCGTGGACGGATATGGGGTTCAGGCGTCGCTCGTCGAGCCGCTCGCGAAGGCGAAGGCGTTGATTCAGATGGCGGCGGAGCGTGATTCCGGGTGAGTGGCGACGGAGTGGTTGTTTTTGTCTGCGACGCGTTGGGGTGGTTTGCTTGCTTTTGCGCTGGGGTTCGCGGTTTTGGTGTTTTGGTGTTTGCGCTGGCATCCGCGCTTCGTTAGCGTGCTTCAGGCGTCGCCCCTGTGCGGGGCGGCACCTACTTTTCTTTGCCGCCGCAAAGAAAAGTAGGCAAAAGAAAGCGGCTCACACCGCCAGCGCTAATTCTTGCCTGAGGGCCCCCAAAGGTTCTTACGCTTCACACGGCAATCACATCATTCCTGCTCGTTGCCAGCACTCTTGCTGAGCGCCTCACCCGCTTCACGCACCTGCGTTTCAGCACGCCGCGCCAGATAGTCCACGGCCGCCCAGGTGGCAAACTGTGTGTCGGCTTTCGCGCCATACGCGCCTCACTCCGGACCGTTAGCACACGCGTTCCACCCTGTAAGAGCGCTACCCTATACGACGCGACAACCTACACACAGTTTGCCACCTGGGCGGCGCATACCATTCGCTGCCGCTGGCTCATGTACGGGTGTTTGAAGTGGGTGAGGCGTTCATTCGAAGCGTTGGCAACGGGCACTACCCAGGGCACGGGCGTGTGAAGTGTGGGGCCGTTGGGGGCCCGTGGATAAGAACACGGGCTGGCGGTGTGAGCCGCTTTCTTTTGCCTACTTTTCTTTGCGGCGGCAAAGAAAAGTAGGTGCCGCCCCGCACAGGGGCGACGCTTGAAGCGAGCTAACGAATCGCGGATGCCAGCGCAAAGCAAAGGTAAACGGACAGAGGCAGCGCATAACCATAAGAAGCCATAACGCGCATGCCAGCCCATAGGCACAAAACAAAAAACCCAAAACCAAAACCCAAAACCAAAACCCAAAACCGCCCAGCGCGCGCAGCGCTATCTCACTTCACTCCAATCCCGCTTTGCGTCTTCCGATCCCAGATCTTCAAACAAACCCCAAGAAACTGCGCAAACCCATCAGCAGGCGGCGACAACGACCGATCAACAGGCCGATAGACACACACTTCCCGAATCGTCTCCGGCTCGACGACGCGCCGCATCACCAGCCCAAACGTCTGCGCAAGCGGCTTCACATAAAGCGGCGCAAGCGTAACAGCAAGCCCCTGCGCAACGAGCCCAAACGCGGTAGTCACATTATCGACAACCTCAACGGGCGCAATCCGCGCATCGGACGGCTGATCGACCAACATCTGCGCGACACTCGCTTCATGATCGCGGCCCGTCGCGACGATCGGTGTGCCATGCAGATCTTGCCACCGCAAGCGCCTCTTCCGCGCCAGCGGATGCTGCTCAGCGCACCACAACACCCACGGGCTCTGAAAGATCGGCTCGCGCTGCACGCGGTCGCCCGTCGCGCGGTCCGGGCCCACGGCAAGATCGACGTCGCCGCTCGCAACACGCTCCACCAGCTGCTCGACATCCGTATCGACGACCCGCACCACGACCTTCGGCTTCTCAGTCGCATAGCCCGCTATCGCAAACGGAATCGCCGTGCTCGCCAGCACCAGCGGCGCACCGACCCGCACGATGCCCGCCGCACGGTTGCGGATGTCGCTCGCCGTCTGCTCGGCGGCACGCAAATGCCGCAGCACCGATTCCGCCGAAGAGAGAAAATCACGGCCCGCCGTCGAAAGACTCACGCGCCGCGTCGTGCGGTCGAACAGCCGAAAGCCCAGTTCGCGCTCCAGCTCCGCCAGCAACTGGCTCACGGCCGACGAGGTCAGCCCCAGCCGCTGCGCCGCAGCGGCAATGCCGTTCTGATCGACAATCGCGAGAAACGCCTCGAACTGGCGTATGGTGATGCGTGTGAGGGCCATCCGTCGATTCTAAAGCGTAACTTACGAATCGTGCAGAATCGATTGATTGTGACAGGAAGCGCTTTTCGACACACTGTTTCGCACGCGTCGGTGCATGCCCTCGCAACCTCTCGCACAGTTCAGCAACATCCAGCACACATAGACTGAGACACAACCATGTTCGAACACATCCCCGCGTATCCCGGCGATCCCATCCTGACCCTCAACGAGGACTTCCAGCGCGATCCGCGCACCAACAAGGTCAATCTGAGCATCGGCATCTACTTCGACGAAAACGGCACGCTGCCCGTCATGGCATCGGTGCGCGAAGCCGAGGCGGCCATCGTCGCCCAAGGCACGCCGCGCTCCTATCTGCCGATGTCGGGCCTGCCGTCGTACCGCGACGCCGCGCAGACGCTCGTGTTCGGCGCCGCGAGCGCCGCGCGCGCCGCGGGGCGCATCGCGACGGTCCAGACGGTGGGCGGCTCGGGCGCGCTGAAAGTCGGCGCGGATTTCCTCAAGCGTCACTTCGCAAGCTCGCAAGTGTGGCTGAGCGATCCGAGCTGGGAAAACCATCGCGTCGTGTTCGAAGCAGCGGGCCACACGGTCAACACCTATCCGTATTACGACGACGCAACGGGCGGCCTTCGCTTCGACGCAATGCGCGATACGATCGACTCGCTGCCGGAACGCAGCATCGTGCTGCTGCATGCGTGCTGCCACAACCCGACAGGCGTCGACCTGACGGCCGATCAGTGGCGCGAACTGGTGCCCGTGCTGCAGCGTCGCAATCTGATCGCGTTCGTCGACATGGCGTATCAGGGCTTCGGCGACGGCCTCGAAGAAGATGCCGCCTGCGTGCGCATGCTCGCGGACGCCGACGTGCCGATGATCGTCGCGAACTCGTTCTCGAAGAATTTCTCGCTGTACGGCGAGCGTTGCGGCGCGCTGAGCGTCCTCTGCAAGGACGCAGCCGAAGCGCAGCGCGTGCTCGGCCAGCTGACCTTCACGATCCGCGCGAACTATAGCAATCCGCCGATGCACGGCGCGCGGCTCGTTGCGGGCGTGCTCGGCGACGCGAAGCTGCGCGCGTCGTGGGACGACGAACTACGCGTGATGCGCGAGCGTATTCATGCGATGCGTCACGCCATTCACGATGGGCTGGCCGGTCGTGTCGATGAAGTGATGCGCGCGCGTTACATCGCACAGGTCGGCATGTTCACCTACACGGGACTGTCGCCCGAACAGGTCGAAACGCTGCGGCTGGAACACGGCATCTATCTGCTGCGCTCGGGGCGTATGTGTGTCGCCGGTCTGAACCGCAACAACGTCGCGTACGTGGCATCGGCGATCGCGGCTGTCGCCGGGTCGGGCGCACGCCAGTAAGGAGGCAAGAGATGGAGATCATGGAGCGAGACGAGCGGGCCTCGGGCACGGCAGCGATGCACCCCGACGAATGGCAGGCGCGCGTTCAATTGGCCGCCTGTTATCGCGTCTTCGATATGCTGGGCTGGACGGAGCTGATCTACAACCACATCACGGTGCGCCTGCCCGAAAGCGTGGCGGGCGAAGCGAAGCAGTTCCTGATCAATCCATTTGGCCTGCATTACAGTGAAGTGACGGCGCGCAATCTGGTAAAGATCGATGCGCAAGGGCGCATTCTCGACGGCTCGACGTATCCGGTGAATCCCGCAGGCTTCACCGTGCACGCGGCGCTGCACGAAGGCATACCCGATGCGCATTGCGTGATGCATACGCATACCACGGCAGGCGTTGCAGTCGCGTGCTCGGAAGACGGCTTGCAGCAGACCAACTTCTACAGCGCGCAGTTGCATGAACGCATTGCTTATCACGACTTCGAAGGCATCACGATTCACGCTGAGGAAGGGCCACGCCTCGTCGAACATATCGGCGACCGGCAGGCGGTGATTCTGCGCAATCACGGGCTGCTGTCGTGGGGCACGACATTGCCGCAGGCGTTCGCGATTCTGTGGACGCTGAACCGCGCGTGCGAGATTCAGGTTGCGACGTTCGCGATGGGGCGCGCGCGGCCCGTGCCCGAGGCGGTCGCCGCGCAATGCTCGCGCGACGCGCTGCAGTTCGACGTACGCTACGGCGCGGGGCAGGACGTGTTCGACGCGCTGGTGCGCAAGGTCGATAGAATCGACGCCAGCTACAAGGATTGAGGAAGAACAACGATGAAGGTTTGCATTTACGGCGCCGGCGCGATCGGCGGATGGATGGGTGTGAAGCTCGCGCAGGCGGGCTGCGAGGTGAGCGTGGTGGCGCGCGGCGCGACGCTCGACGCGTTGCGCGAACACGGCTTGCGCCTGAAGGAAAACGGCGAGACGCATGCGGTCCGCGTGCAGGCGAGCGACAAGCCGGAAACGCTCGGCGTGCAGGATCTGGTGGTCGTCGCGGTGAAAGCGCCCGGCATGGCCGCCGTCGCGCAGCATATCGGGCCGCTGCTCGGCGCGAATACGCTCGTGCTGACAGCGATGAACGGCGTGCCGTGGTGGTTCTGTGCGGGCTTGCAGGGCGAGTTCGCGGGCGCGCGGCTCGCTTGCGTCGATCCCGACGGCTCGATTGCCGCCACGATCCCAGCTGAACGCACGCTCGGATGCGTCGTGCATGCGAGCTGCCGTGTCGACGCGCCGGGCGTCGTCGCGCATCATCAGGGACGCGGCTTGATCGTCGGCGAAGCGACGGGACGGGCGAGCGAGCGGGTGGCGTCGCTCGTCGAACTGTTGCGCAAGGCCGGCTTCGATGCGAGCGCGACTAATCAGATCCAGCGCGACGTCTGGTACAAGCTATGGGGCAACATGACGATGAACCCCATCAGCGCAATCACGGGCGCGACCACCGACAAGATTCTCAGCGACCCGCTCGCACGCGATTTCGTCACGCGCGTGATGCTCGAAGCGAAAGCCATCGGCGCGCGCTTCGGCATCCCCATCGAGCAGGCGCCCGAAGACCGCCACGCCGTTACGCTCAAACTGGGCGCAATGCGCACGTCGATGTTGCAGGACGTCGAAGCGGGCAAGGCCGTCGAACTCGATGCGCTGGTCGGCGCAGTGTGCGAACTGGGCAAGCTGACGGGTGTCGACACGCCGTATGCGAACGCGCTGTTCGGGCTCGCTCGTCTGCACGCTCGCGTGCGTGGGCTGTATCCTCTCGACTGACGCTGCACCTTCAATCCTTTAAGCCCCGCGCATCAAAGCATGAAATTCACCGATCTGTCGTCCCCGGCTTACTTCGACAATCCGTATCCGTTCTATGAAGGCATCCGCAGCGCGGGCGCCTTCGTGCCGCTCGCGCCCAGCATCGTGCTGACGGGCCGTCACGCCGTCATCG from Paraburkholderia caribensis includes:
- a CDS encoding DUF302 domain-containing protein, giving the protein MTDVAKCPASVATFRSEHGFSNTVARLRGLLADRGMTIFVDIDQADAAAQVGMTLRPTRLIVFGNPKGGTPVMQVNPLAGLLLPLKVLVWEDDARVTWLAIDDITGVLVDGYGVQASLVEPLAKAKALIQMAAERDSG
- a CDS encoding LysR family transcriptional regulator — protein: MALTRITIRQFEAFLAIVDQNGIAAAAQRLGLTSSAVSQLLAELERELGFRLFDRTTRRVSLSTAGRDFLSSAESVLRHLRAAEQTASDIRNRAAGIVRVGAPLVLASTAIPFAIAGYATEKPKVVVRVVDTDVEQLVERVASGDVDLAVGPDRATGDRVQREPIFQSPWVLWCAEQHPLARKRRLRWQDLHGTPIVATGRDHEASVAQMLVDQPSDARIAPVEVVDNVTTAFGLVAQGLAVTLAPLYVKPLAQTFGLVMRRVVEPETIREVCVYRPVDRSLSPPADGFAQFLGVCLKIWDRKTQSGIGVK
- a CDS encoding amino acid aminotransferase, which encodes MFEHIPAYPGDPILTLNEDFQRDPRTNKVNLSIGIYFDENGTLPVMASVREAEAAIVAQGTPRSYLPMSGLPSYRDAAQTLVFGAASAARAAGRIATVQTVGGSGALKVGADFLKRHFASSQVWLSDPSWENHRVVFEAAGHTVNTYPYYDDATGGLRFDAMRDTIDSLPERSIVLLHACCHNPTGVDLTADQWRELVPVLQRRNLIAFVDMAYQGFGDGLEEDAACVRMLADADVPMIVANSFSKNFSLYGERCGALSVLCKDAAEAQRVLGQLTFTIRANYSNPPMHGARLVAGVLGDAKLRASWDDELRVMRERIHAMRHAIHDGLAGRVDEVMRARYIAQVGMFTYTGLSPEQVETLRLEHGIYLLRSGRMCVAGLNRNNVAYVASAIAAVAGSGARQ
- a CDS encoding class II aldolase/adducin family protein, with the protein product MEIMERDERASGTAAMHPDEWQARVQLAACYRVFDMLGWTELIYNHITVRLPESVAGEAKQFLINPFGLHYSEVTARNLVKIDAQGRILDGSTYPVNPAGFTVHAALHEGIPDAHCVMHTHTTAGVAVACSEDGLQQTNFYSAQLHERIAYHDFEGITIHAEEGPRLVEHIGDRQAVILRNHGLLSWGTTLPQAFAILWTLNRACEIQVATFAMGRARPVPEAVAAQCSRDALQFDVRYGAGQDVFDALVRKVDRIDASYKD
- a CDS encoding 2-dehydropantoate 2-reductase, with protein sequence MKVCIYGAGAIGGWMGVKLAQAGCEVSVVARGATLDALREHGLRLKENGETHAVRVQASDKPETLGVQDLVVVAVKAPGMAAVAQHIGPLLGANTLVLTAMNGVPWWFCAGLQGEFAGARLACVDPDGSIAATIPAERTLGCVVHASCRVDAPGVVAHHQGRGLIVGEATGRASERVASLVELLRKAGFDASATNQIQRDVWYKLWGNMTMNPISAITGATTDKILSDPLARDFVTRVMLEAKAIGARFGIPIEQAPEDRHAVTLKLGAMRTSMLQDVEAGKAVELDALVGAVCELGKLTGVDTPYANALFGLARLHARVRGLYPLD